The Pseudomonas asiatica genome has a segment encoding these proteins:
- a CDS encoding GlxA family transcriptional regulator codes for MSHFESILKNTNLAHLDPAIRTSLSMPCQRVAFVLREHFSMMAFTAAMDSLVTANLMSATPLFQIQVVGEGPQVMSDLGIALPVNTQLADLEVQGLDCLLVCGGFRVRLETSPMLRARLRQADQHGCQLGGLWNGAYFLAEAGLLNDHDCAFHPDGRAMMSELFPKVRISRQAHVLDRRRMSCAGASSALDMMLALLEQCGGVALRRAVEQMLACDRARVLSDAPASSPEIDPSLPNGVRLALELMHANIEDPIGIDEIAEHAGLSRRHLERLFRRHVQATPPRYYLELRLTHARQLLQHTSKSLTEVAVASGFVSFPHFYRRFRELFAIAPRQYRARSQGWAGRQDVAVH; via the coding sequence ATGAGCCACTTCGAAAGCATCCTCAAGAACACCAACCTGGCCCACCTGGACCCGGCCATCCGCACTTCGCTGTCGATGCCATGCCAGCGTGTCGCCTTCGTCCTGCGCGAGCACTTCTCGATGATGGCCTTCACCGCCGCCATGGACAGTCTGGTCACCGCCAACCTGATGAGTGCCACGCCGTTGTTCCAGATTCAGGTAGTGGGTGAGGGTCCCCAGGTGATGAGTGACCTTGGCATCGCCCTGCCGGTCAACACCCAGCTGGCCGACCTGGAGGTGCAAGGCCTGGACTGCCTGCTGGTGTGCGGCGGCTTCCGTGTGCGCCTGGAAACCTCACCGATGCTGCGCGCCAGGCTGCGTCAGGCCGACCAGCACGGCTGCCAGCTGGGCGGTTTGTGGAACGGTGCCTACTTCCTGGCCGAAGCGGGATTGCTCAACGACCATGATTGCGCCTTCCACCCCGACGGCCGGGCGATGATGAGCGAGCTGTTCCCCAAGGTGCGCATCAGCCGCCAGGCCCATGTGCTGGATCGCCGGCGCATGAGCTGCGCGGGCGCCAGTAGCGCGCTGGACATGATGCTGGCGCTGCTTGAACAGTGCGGTGGCGTAGCGTTGCGCCGCGCCGTGGAGCAGATGCTGGCATGCGACCGGGCGCGGGTACTGAGTGATGCACCTGCCAGCTCGCCGGAAATCGACCCCAGCCTGCCCAACGGCGTGCGCCTGGCCCTGGAGCTGATGCACGCCAATATCGAAGACCCGATCGGCATCGACGAGATCGCCGAGCATGCCGGCTTGTCCAGGCGGCATCTGGAGCGCCTGTTCCGCCGGCATGTACAGGCCACGCCGCCGCGTTACTATCTGGAGCTGCGGTTGACCCATGCGCGGCAGTTGCTGCAGCACACCAGCAAGTCATTGACCGAAGTGGCGGTGGCCAGCGGGTTTGTCAGCTTCCCGCATTTCTACCGGCGCTTCCGTGAGCTGTTCGCCATTGCCCCGCGGCAGTACCGGGCAAGGAGCCAAGGGTGGGCAGGGCGGCAGGATGTGGCTGTGCACTGA